The Poecilia reticulata strain Guanapo linkage group LG4, Guppy_female_1.0+MT, whole genome shotgun sequence genomic interval ttgttggtctatgACATaacagccacaaaaaaaaaatccactgaaTAATGTGGTTGTTGCATGGcaatatgtaaataaatcaattcagaAAGCATTAGTACTTTGGCAAGGTGCTGTGAAATTCTTGCTGGGACTCTGTGAGATGGAACTTTGCCCCTAACTGTATCAGGACGAAGTGCTAATAACCTGGcaaaatattttaccttttttaaaaagtgtaacagAAGATTCATGAATAATTACTGAGCTGACTCCAACTCATGCCCCACCTCATCAGCAAGCACAGCCAGGCTCTCCCTCAGGGAGTAAAAGGCGGTGACCGGCCCCGTGTGGTGGTATCTGTTGAGAAGACGGAAAGAGGACAGAACTTTGCAAAGTGGCATTTTCTCTTGCGTCTTCTTCACTCGTAGGTGTCTTACATTCTTGCTGGCTTGTCATCACATCCCCAGTAGTTTGAAAGCCAACTCAAATCCAAGAAGAACGACACAGGTTTTGTTGTGCGACTGAATACTTTGCGGCTGTGAACAATTTTCCTCCCTTCAATACGTTTTTCCATTGCACGTTTGCATATGCAGTACACAAGACATATTCTCACCATGCACTCTCACTGAATGAAATGGGTGCTGTACCAGGAGGGGCATTCAGAACCTTTTGCGAGCCGGTATACAAAATGTCGATACCTGCATACAATCATTAGCAGAAAAGTCTTTCGTTTGCTGTAAAGATCATTATGTCACACCACACAGATTAATTCAAGAGTTCATTTGGTCTACATGGAAGCCATAATGAGCTCTAAACCTTGCTGGTCCATGTAGAGAGGAGTGCCTCCTATCGACGCCACAGAATCAACTAGGAGAAGGCAGTTATACCTGGGGAAACAAATCAGCAAACATCTGAAATCACCTGATGTCCCACATTGAGAACATGCTGTGATAGCAGATCTTACTTATGGCACAAGTCGCCAATGCCATCTAAAGGATGCAGGACTCCTGTGGAAGACTCTCCATGCGCGAGGAAGAACAGAACCGGTCTGTGTTCTGATAAGGCCTGCGATGAAATCACGCAATAACTGCATTAGTTGTAGCAGCATGAGAGTTTGCTTTATTTAGTCTGATCACTACAGTGATGTGTGGCAATACCTTCTCAATCTCTGCATTGGTCAAGTAGCCACCAGGAGGCGCCACAATGGTTTTTACTCTTGCACCTGTTGGATGGACACACATTCTGTTTTTGGACCCATTCcaaaatatatgtatgtgtTTTCAACCTGttcaaacatttgttcattttgctcaaaacaaagaaaatgtgggAGTATTGAAGTGTGAATCAAAGTGATGCCCACGCAATCCATCTTGACtgtcatctcccttcagtgctccaGCTGGGATTTGTCCCATTGACCTGGATTTCTCAGGAGGTATTGCATCCTGACCAATCAGCAAAAAGAAGGAGGAGTTGTGAACAATTTAGCATTTCTACACGTTTTTTCTAATTGTAGTTTGCCTACGGTTGAAGTTTGGCAACAGCactggaggaagtgaacaaagtcaTTCAGTCCTTGTTGGCTACACCTACAAATACTGAGTTATTAAAGTCGGAGCAAAAGGAATGTTTAAGACTTTTCATTGTTGGCAAAGACGTTGTGGCCCTGATCCTCATGGGGTTGTTTACAACGCACACAATTcctggtaagcttcatagtgtAGCTTCCTTCACAGTTGATGTGCCGTATTACCTATGTCACGATCAAACATTAATtattgggtaaaatcagattcaatcatttaaaactaACAGTCCACACCTACAGCGAGCTATAATTTAGTAATAATCAAGGGTCCAGATCTTTTTTTAGAAAGCAAACTTAGAGTATGTTCCAAAGCTTTATCCCCAAATTTTGAAATATGTCTGCCAATGCAAatattaaatgtctttatttctaTCAGGGAGCTTTTGAGTGACTTACCAACCCTCTCCGCCATATCGGCTGCCCGCTCTCCCCATATACCATTGACCGCTACCAGCACGCTTTCCCCAGACTCCACCGTGTTGAAGATGGCACACTCCATTGCAGTGTGACCAGTGCCGCTCACAGCAAAAGTTGTCCTGTTCTGTGTTTGGAACAGGTATTGGATTCCACTCTTGATGTCGCTCATGATCTGCAATTACAATTACATTTCTGAtggtaaaatttaaatatttttgcctttgttCATTGAGGGTCCAACTGAAACGCATTGCCTACAATCCAAGGTCAAAAAAAGGAGGGTTGGCAAAAGTTGGGGTGGTTCATAAATTCGGGAACAGGAAAGCCATCTGTCTGTCAGTCTTGAAAGAAGGAGCTACATAGAATGCAATCCTGGAATCCATGGCTGTGTGTTGGTCTTCCCCTGCATGGACAACATGATGGTGGTTGAACTTGCTGACTTACCTCAAATATCTCCGGGTGCATGTGTCCAATGACCGGCTTGGCTCCGGCTTCCAGAATGCGTCGAGGAACATTGGAAGGTCCTGGTCCAAACATGTAACGGTGAGGAACAACCATTTGTTTCTTCAGGCATTGTGGTGGAGGCACGGAGACGGGCGACATGACTTCACAGCAAGACGAGCAGAgcaaaaaagatgaaagagaCGTAAGGGACGGAGGTGAAGTATTCCCTCAGCCAGACACACCCCTCCGTCTGACCATTGAAGTCCTCGGGTCAAACGTCTGTCACAGTATTTACCCTTTTCATCTTCTGTCAACTGTGAGTGTGTACCCAGCTCTGACAACACGAACTTTCCTTTAAGGACGTCACCAGacatgctgctgtttgttaATAATTAGCTACCAGGCTTACAGGCTTTCAAAATTAACTGTTTATTTCATGTgctcttcattttaaatgttttttctttttctgtttttgcttcagtATTTTAACCAAATTATTGTTTGAAAACTACTACATAAGTGACTCTAGTTACCCAGATTTCAACTTTGCTTTGATCAGACAAGagtttttttattcctaaagtCCAATCCAACCTATTAGAAATGTTGGTGATTTTTCAGGGCTTCCTGTCAGCCTGGGTGAACGAGAACATGAATTTAATCGAGTTGAGAAATGCACTAGCTGTATTTTCTTCTCCTTGTCTAAGCTAGCGGAGCATGTCATTCACACGGCAACTGGCTGAGCATAAATGACCAAGTAGTcgtcatttttatatttacaccATATTAGCAGCCCAACcactttgtattatttcaagcTAGACAGGTTTCACCATaatgaaaaagtaaacaacCACGTTTTGAAACAActttagtaaaatg includes:
- the agxta gene encoding alanine--glyoxylate and serine--pyruvate aminotransferase a: MSPVSVPPPQCLKKQMVVPHRYMFGPGPSNVPRRILEAGAKPVIGHMHPEIFEIMSDIKSGIQYLFQTQNRTTFAVSGTGHTAMECAIFNTVESGESVLVAVNGIWGERAADMAERVGARVKTIVAPPGGYLTNAEIEKALSEHRPVLFFLAHGESSTGVLHPLDGIGDLCHKYNCLLLVDSVASIGGTPLYMDQQGIDILYTGSQKVLNAPPGTAPISFSESACRKVFSRTTKPVSFFLDLSWLSNYWGCDDKPARIYHHTGPVTAFYSLRESLAVLADEGLEKSWERHQKVAEYFHTGLESMGLKLFVKEKHARLPTVTTIVAPHGYDWKEITAYIMKTHSLEISGGLGPSVSLVFRVGLMGCNSSKANVDMVLAALKDALKHCHRSKV